Part of the Candidatus Margulisiibacteriota bacterium genome, GCTGGACAGGGGTCGATTTGTTTCGCAAGACTAATTAAGTCATCCGTAAAGTCACCCATGGCTGAAACAATTACAACTACTTTGTAGCCTTTTTCTTTATTGGCTATTATTCTGTCAGCAACTTTTTGTATTTTTTCTACACTTCCAACGCTTGTTCCACCATATTTTTGAACTATAATTTTCAAAGAATTTCCTCCTTTTCGATGATGTAATAGTTTACAATGACAGTTGTGTTGTGTCTATTTAAAACTTATCTTCGATGTAGACTTTTAGCGGAGGGAAACCATTAAAGCAGACGGAACAATAGCTATAGGTATAAGCACCTGTAGTTAGAATAAATACTCTGTCTTGTTCTTTCAGGCTATCGGCAAGAGTGTATTTGAAATCTTCATACATAATGTCTGCGCTATCGCAAGTTGGCCCTGCAATGATTACATCACTAATTTTTTTGGAGTTAGCATGTTTTTCTGTAAAGATGGGAAATTTAATAGACTCATCAATTGTTTCGATTAAACCATTAAATTTTCCTACGTCCAAAAACACCCATCTGTATGTGTCTAACTTTGTTTTTTTTGTTACCATAACTACTTCTGACACCATTACGCCAGAGTCAGCAACAATTGATCGTCCGGGTTCTATTATTATTTCAGGAAGACCTTCAGGGAAGTCTTCTTCTAGGAATCTAGTTATTTCATCAGCATAGACTTCCAGCGACTGTGTTGGTTGTACATAGTTGGCAGGGAATCCGCCACCCATATTGATCATTTTTAGTTCTATGCCATCTTTTTTCAGTGCATCAAATAAATATTTGCACTTGGCTATAGCGTTATCCCATTGCCCAATTTCCCTTTGTTGTGAGCCAACATGGAAAGAAAGTCCATAAGGAATAAGTCCAAGTTTTTTTGCTTTCTTTGCTAATTTATAGGCAGTATCCGGATAAACTCCGAATTTTTTAGAAAGAGGCCAGTCGGCATCTCCGCCAGAGGAAAGTAGTCTAAAGAAAACCTTAGATTCTGGGGCTGCTCTGGATATTTTCAGTAAATCAACGATAGAGTCAGTTGCGTACATTCTTATCCCTTTTTCATAGGCATAGGCAATGTCTTCTTCTTTTTTAATTGTATTCCCAAAACTTATACGGTCAGGAGAGACTCCAAGCTCAAGTAATTGATCTAGTTCATAAATAGTTGCAGTATCAAAATTTGAGCCTCTTTTTGCTAACAGTTTTAAGACTTTTTCATCAGGGTTTGCTTTTACTGCATAGTATATTTTTGCGTAAGGGAGATTTTTTTTTAAATCATCATAATTTTGAGCTACTTTTTCAAGGCTTACAATCAGAAATGGTGTTTGTTTACCAACAGAAAATTTCTTTATTCCGTTTAGTTCTTTTTTAGAAAGATAATCATGAATTCCTCTGTGTTCCATCTGTGCCTCACTCTCATTTTTTATTTAGACAAAGGATAATAACAACCTTTAGGGTATATTGCAAACGATATTATTTAATGATAATTTGCTAGGTCAGGGAGAAGCGGTTATAGCCCGATTTTTGCATCTTGGTGCAATTGCTAACGTAATCATTAGCGGAGTAAAATTTTTACTGAGGAGTTTGTAAAACAAGTTAATATTTTTTGGATTTTTCTTTTAAGAGAGGATGTAGTTACTTATTTCTACAAGTAAATTTTCTTCGTTTTTTGAACTGAGTTTTATTTTAATGTTTTGAAGGTTTTCTTTTAAAAGTAGCACCTTTTTGTCATCCGATAATATTTCGATTATTTTTTTACAGATACTTTGAGTATCAAAGTTTTGCATATATTCGGGCACTATTTCTTTTCCAGAAAGGATATTTGTTAAAGAGTAGTAGTCATATTTAAATTTTTTTCTTAGATAATGATTAATAATTAAGAAAGAAACAGGGTTGAATTTATAGAAAACAATATGAGGTGTGCCCATCAGTAAACATTCTAGTGTAATTGTTCCAGAAGTAACTAAGGCAAATTCGCTTTCAGCAAGTGTTTCGTAAGTTTTTCCAGTTCTAATCGTTACATAGCTCTCCATCCCTTGAGTTTTTTGTTGGATGGTAGCAAGGTAATGTGTATTTGGAAGGTTAATAATAAATTTCTTCTTATTGTCTGTATTATGTAGTTCTTTCATAATTTTTATCATTTCTGGGAAACAATAGGTGATTTCTTGCTTTCTCGAACCAGGGAAAACAGCGATTGTGTTTTTTTGTTGCTCAACTTGAACATTAGCATCAGTAATTATCTGTGTTAGTGGATGCCCAAAAAACCGTACGTTTTTTGTGTATTGTTTGTAAGCGTCATATTCTTCTTGAAAAATAGTGACTATTTTGTCAGTAATTGTGGTTATTTTTTTTACTCCTTTTTCTGAGCCCCAAACCCATTCTTGAGGAGGAATATAATAGACGACATGAATGCCCATTTCTTTGGCTTTTTTAGCTAATATTGTGTTAAATCCTTGGAAATCAATGCAAAGCAGGAGGTCAATGTGCTGTTGTTTAAGAATTTTTATAAGTTTATTTTTTAATAAGTATAACATTGGAATATTTTTGAGTGTTTCTAGAAAACCAATGGTTGATTTTTTGGTTATATCTTTAATGATTACTGCCCCAGCATCCTTTAGGTGGTCGCTTCCAATAGCGAAGGCTTTAAGCTCAGGGGAAAGCTGTTTTAAATGTTTTAGTAGATAACCACCATGCATGTCTCCAGAAACTTCACCAGTAAGGATTAAGACCCTTTTGTATTTTTCGTAGTCCATGAAGATTTATGATTCAGTTTCAGAGGAGTCTTTGTTTCCTCTTTTCATGATGCCACTTTTAGATTCTGCCTGAAGGAAAGAGATTAGATGATTAACTTCTGTTGAGTTGATTTTTAGTTCGTTTTTAATTTTTTCGATTGCTTGACTGGTATTCATGTTCGAACGGAATAAAGCTTTATACGCTTCTTTCATGTCACGTTGGTTTTGTTTTGAAACGTCGTTTCTTTCTAGTCCAATTATGTTCATGCTACGGATGCAAGCAGGGTTACCTTCAACAAGCATGTAGGGAGGAACATCTTGGTTAACTTTAGAATATCCACCAACCATTGCCATTGTACCAATTCTACAGAATTGCGTTATCCCAGCCATTCCGCCAATAATTGCCCTGTTTTCTATTTGTACATGGCCAGCAACCTGAACAGCATTAGACATTACAATATCGTTACCTAGCACACAATCATGTCCGATATGAACCATGGTTAGCAATAAGCAATTATCACCAATTTTTGTTGCACCATTTTGGATAGTAGCTCGGTTAATTGTTACATATTCTCGGATGTCACAATTTTTACCAATAGTTACATAGCTTTTATCAGTTTTGTTGAATTTTTTGTCCTGAGTAGAGTTGCCAATAATCGCCCCATAGTGGACATGTGTATTTTCGCCAATTGTTGTCCATTGTTCAACAACTACATTAGCTTCAATTGTTACATTGTTTTTAAGGATGACACCTTCACCAATGTAAGCATGCGGTCCTATTTTTACATCTTTTCCTAAGACTGCATTTGGGTGAATTTTGGCAGTTGGGTCAATGAGTGTTTCTAGTAGAGAACTTACTAAGGAGAAGGTCATTTCTGTTTCTGCAACTAAGTTACCATCGACAAAGGCTTTCCCGCTAGTTTTTGCAATTGGTCCTTTTATTTTTTTTATTTCAACTTCAAATCTTATTTGGTCACCTGGAGTTACTGGTCGTTTAAACCTTGCGTCACTAATAGCTGCAAAGTAGGCTATTTTGCCTTTTGTTGAAGGAGTATTTAATAAAACGATGCCAGAGAGCTGAGCCATCGCTTCAATGATTAGTACGCCAGGCATAATAGGGTGACCAGGAAAATGACCCTGAAAGAAGGCTTCATTGATAGTTATGTTTTTTATTCCTACAGCTCTATTTTCTGTAGCTTCTAAAACTCGATCTATTAGTAAGAAGGGGTATCTGTGAGGTAGAATATCCATGATTTCGTTAATGTTTAAGGTCATTGTTACTTCCTTTTTTCGAAGATCAGTTGTATTTTAACAGAAATAGCTTGAGGTGATAAGCCGTCTATTTTCAGGTTAATTATTTCCATTGGCAAGGGTAACTCATTTAGCTGATTAAGAAACAAAGACAAATCTTTTTTAGCTGAAATGAACTCTATATAAACAGGGATTAGTTCGGTTAGTTCAGTATTAATAAATTTTTCAGAAGAAAGCTTAGTGAGTTGGAAGCTTCTAGGCATTTCTTTAACGATATTTTTATTTATTAAGGAAAGAATATTACCTCGATAAGAAAGTTTTTTTTCCAGATTTTTTT contains:
- a CDS encoding type III PLP-dependent enzyme: MEHRGIHDYLSKKELNGIKKFSVGKQTPFLIVSLEKVAQNYDDLKKNLPYAKIYYAVKANPDEKVLKLLAKRGSNFDTATIYELDQLLELGVSPDRISFGNTIKKEEDIAYAYEKGIRMYATDSIVDLLKISRAAPESKVFFRLLSSGGDADWPLSKKFGVYPDTAYKLAKKAKKLGLIPYGLSFHVGSQQREIGQWDNAIAKCKYLFDALKKDGIELKMINMGGGFPANYVQPTQSLEVYADEITRFLEEDFPEGLPEIIIEPGRSIVADSGVMVSEVVMVTKKTKLDTYRWVFLDVGKFNGLIETIDESIKFPIFTEKHANSKKISDVIIAGPTCDSADIMYEDFKYTLADSLKEQDRVFILTTGAYTYSYCSVCFNGFPPLKVYIEDKF
- the lpxB gene encoding lipid-A-disaccharide synthase; this translates as MDYEKYKRVLILTGEVSGDMHGGYLLKHLKQLSPELKAFAIGSDHLKDAGAVIIKDITKKSTIGFLETLKNIPMLYLLKNKLIKILKQQHIDLLLCIDFQGFNTILAKKAKEMGIHVVYYIPPQEWVWGSEKGVKKITTITDKIVTIFQEEYDAYKQYTKNVRFFGHPLTQIITDANVQVEQQKNTIAVFPGSRKQEITYCFPEMIKIMKELHNTDNKKKFIINLPNTHYLATIQQKTQGMESYVTIRTGKTYETLAESEFALVTSGTITLECLLMGTPHIVFYKFNPVSFLIINHYLRKKFKYDYYSLTNILSGKEIVPEYMQNFDTQSICKKIIEILSDDKKVLLLKENLQNIKIKLSSKNEENLLVEISNYILS
- the lpxA gene encoding acyl-ACP--UDP-N-acetylglucosamine O-acyltransferase, whose translation is MTLNINEIMDILPHRYPFLLIDRVLEATENRAVGIKNITINEAFFQGHFPGHPIMPGVLIIEAMAQLSGIVLLNTPSTKGKIAYFAAISDARFKRPVTPGDQIRFEVEIKKIKGPIAKTSGKAFVDGNLVAETEMTFSLVSSLLETLIDPTAKIHPNAVLGKDVKIGPHAYIGEGVILKNNVTIEANVVVEQWTTIGENTHVHYGAIIGNSTQDKKFNKTDKSYVTIGKNCDIREYVTINRATIQNGATKIGDNCLLLTMVHIGHDCVLGNDIVMSNAVQVAGHVQIENRAIIGGMAGITQFCRIGTMAMVGGYSKVNQDVPPYMLVEGNPACIRSMNIIGLERNDVSKQNQRDMKEAYKALFRSNMNTSQAIEKIKNELKINSTEVNHLISFLQAESKSGIMKRGNKDSSETES